The window AACCGCTTCCTTGTGCTCGGGTGCGGTCGGTTGATCCTTGTAGAAACTGCGGCCATACAACAGCATCGCGACCGTCGGCGAGACATGTGCCTTGCTGCGGTTTTCTGGCTTGATGCGTTCATAGAGCTTGGTCGCGTAAGCGTCCAAGTGCTTGAGCGCTTTCATCGCCACCTGCATGTCGACCTCGACGCCCAGATGTTGCAGTCGACCGAATCCTGTGACAATCAGCATGGTGATGGTGTCGTTGGAAGGGCCACCATCAAACCAAGCGAAGCTGCCATCCTCTTTTTGCAGTTCGATCAAACGCCGCGTCAATCGGTCGGCTTGATCGTTGACACGATTGGTGTCAAACAAGATCCCAACGTTGCGACGTGCCTCCGATTCGGACTTGGATTGCAACACCCAAGGTGTTTCGGTGAGTGCGATCGACTTCAGCTCTTCGTTCTGAGCCAGAGGGCTATCCAGCGTGACTCGACCCGCCGCGTCGGGTTGATTCCGCCACTGTTCAAACACACGCTGGATCCGAGGGTCAGACGTGGCGATGTGCCGAGCCAGCAAGTTCGCATACAAGCGATGGAACGTTTGCTCGCTGCATTCGTGGGGATATTCCATCAAGTACGGCAGTGCCATCACGGCGTACCAAGCCGGATTGGAAGTCATTTGAATGGTCAGCGATTCGCTCGACAGCGTGTCGCTATTTCCTTCTAACAACTTCGGCAGCTTGAAGGTTTTCGTTTCGGCACCGTCGATCGGCAGCGAAATGGATTCGTGCACCAAGACGCGACGAGTCAGAACCGGCAGGTAACCTTCTTCGCCATCGGACAACCGTCCGGTCGAACCGACCGCCTTGTAGACCAAGTAACCAATGCCATCGGGCACTTGGATTCGCCAAGAGAACGTCTTGGACTGGCCGGCGGGAATTTCAAACGATTGCTTGGGCTGTGAATTGCCGACTTGGGCATCGACGGATTCACCGCTGGCCGCCGACGACAGGTTCAACGCCACCACGCCCGTTTGTGTTGCGGCGGATTGGTTGCTGACTTTGACTGTCAGTTCAATCTCGTCACCTTCCCGCAACGTTCGAGGCGGGTTGGGTTGAACCATCAAGTCTTTGCTGGTGACTGCAGTGCCCGAAATGGTTCCGGAGGCAAGGTTGGCACCGTGGGCGAATCCCAACAACTGCCAACGAGTCAATGCTTCAGGCATGGTGAACTTCATTTTCACCGCACCGTTTTCGTCCGCGATCAATTCGGGGAAGAAGAAAGCGGTCTCGTTCAGATTCTTTCGTGGCGGAATGCCGGACAGATCGATCTCGGGATCATTCGATTCAGGAGGTGTGCCGTCCGATTCCTCACGCGATTCGACCTCGTTCTTTGCAACGTTAGCACCGAGCATGGCACGCCCGGCTTTCTTTTGCATCAGGGCCGACGCTGGTACCGCCCCATCAGCCATCATCATGTCGGATTCCGCAAAGGCCATCCCGCGTGCCATTGGCATGGGGCGTCCGTAGAATTGGTTCAACTGCAATTCAGAAACCCAATCGGGATAACTCAGTTCGCCGCCGGGATAGCCACGGTGTGACCACATGACGACCGTTGTCAAACCTTGCCATCCGTTGTTCAAATACGGGCTTCGCGTGCTTCGGTCTCGATAGAAGACGTTGAAGCCGGTCGCGAAACGATGCTTCGCGAAAACGTCGAGCGAGGCGTCGTAAAGCGTTGCCACCATTTCCATGATGGAATCCTGCTGGGCCTTGGTCGATTCATCCACCACCTTGGGTTCGATGACCGCGGTCCAAGTTTCTTCCGCACCGGGTTTGAGTTTGGAAACGAAACGTTCCCAGCGGATCGACCAATCTTTGTTCGTCCAGGGAACGTTGACGATCTGTTGATGCAAATGCAGCCGGTTCTCGTGAACCATCATCACGCGGACAACAAAGCCACCTCGCATCGATTCATCGATCGCTTGTGTGATCTCGATTTGAGTCTTGTCGCCGGAGGTCCAGTATTGCTGCAAGATCTCGCCGCGATGCTCGACTTCCACCAAGGCCTTGGCGTCCTCGTAGCCGCTACCCCAAACCGCGGTGAATGTTTCGCCTGGTTCCCACTGCGATTGAGGCATCACAAATAGGCTGGCGATCGGCAGACCGAGTTGATCCGCTTTGGGATCAAACACTCGCAGCGGCAACAAGGCCGAGACCGAGTTGCCGGCTGAATCGACGGCCGACAAGACCGCTCGGTAGTGCCCCTTGGGAAGCGACACTTCCCACGAACCATGTCCATTGGCATCGGTTTGCAAAGTCTTTGAGGACTGCAATTCATCCAGCGGCCATGAATTTGGATCCTCGGGACGAACTCGTTTCGCTTCGCCATCCGCATCCGCTGGCAGCGGTTGATAAGCTCCCCATCGCGGTTGCGGAACGACTTCGGGAGCCTTCAGCGACCAGACTTCGATTTTGACTTCAGCGGCTTGTGCTTCGCCATCGAGCGAGGTTGTGTGAACCTGAATGTCGACCGGATCTTGTTCTGTCAGCCAATCGGGACGAGCGACGCTCATTCGAGCTGACATCGTCGTGTAACCCGCCGTGACCGTGCGTTTATCCGAGCGAGTTTCGCCGGTGGTGTCGACCACGTCAGCGGTGATCACGTATCGGAACGTGGGCTCGCTGTCTCGATCAACCGATGCGTCAGGTACGGCATCGAACGAAACATCAAAACGTCCCAGTTCATCCGTGGTTGTTTCGCCTTGCACGATCGTTTGTGGTTCGGCGGGAGGCGTTGGAATCCACCAGCATCGCCATCCCCACCAAATCGGATATTGGACTTGTCGTACGACCGTGTAGCGAACGGTTGCGTCGTTGATCGCGGCGCCGGTGTAGGCGGTCGCGCGACCGGAGACCGTCACGGATTCTTCCAGTCGGACCGGATCTTTGGGAGCATCCAGTGTGACTTCGAATTTGGGACGTTTGTACTCTTCCACACGAACGGTGGCGGTGCCTCGCGGGAACTCTCGAACGACCAATCCCATTTGGCCGGTCAACCCCGACGTCGGCAGATGAAAACTGCCGTGACAACTGCCGCGTTCGTTGGTGGTCAAGTCCAACGTTTCGACGACTTGGTTGTTGGGGTCAAGCAGTTGAACCTGCAACGATTTGCGATTGTGAGTTTCGTACAGGTTTTTTGATTGGTCGTACGTCGTTGCGATCGCTTTGAAGCGAAGCGTTTGCCCCGGTCGGTAGATCGCTCGGTCGGTGAAGAACACCGTGCGACCGCTGAGTTGATTCGAAGTTCGCGTGGGACGAATGGAATGATGCTGCTGGGCCGGAAGGCGATCCTTGCCGTTTTGAGCCAGCAACAACAGGTTGTTCAGGTTGGCCCCCTTCTTCGCTTTCAACTCGAAGCGACCGTTTTGATCTGTGGTCAGCGACGGCAGCGACCGGTATCGGTAGCCATTGTTGAAATTGTTTCGCCGCTGGCCATCGTTGACCCAGGTCCAAACGGCAACGGTGGCCTGCGGAATGGGTTCGCCGGTGTTGGAATCCAGCACGTGGCCATCGAGTGTGCCTTGGTTCCATCGCCCGTCGGTGACAAGTGCCAATTCACTCACCCAAACCTGTTTGCCCGCCAGGTAATTCTCTTTCCAAACGAAGTCTTTGTTGACGCTGGCGATCAGCATGTAGCTTCCCTTTGCCAGGTCTTTGGGGACATCGATTCGGTGAACGCTGGTTTTGAAATCGGCGGTTTTTTTCAAGTCGACCGACCACTGCTGCACGGCGGGTTCTTCGCCAAACTTCCTCAACCAATCGTGCTCGTTGTTCTGAACCATTTGCCCTGAACTGAGCAGTTGGTCAAAGCTCATTGGAACCAGTCGGAAGTGCACCTGGGTGATGTTCTTGTAGCTGATTTCGATTTCGGCTTGAGCGGACTCGGCCAGAGCCGGGTTCCAAACACGTTCGGTCGCGATGTTGAGCTGGGGGGCTTCGATCTGTTCGATCAACGCGGCACATTGGCGACCGCCAAAACTATCTGGATGAGCTGCTACGGCTGCCTTGGCAATTTGATGAGCTCGAACGAATTCTTCCTGTCCCATTTCTTTTTGCGCGAGCTGGAAACTTGCTCGGGTGCTGATCGGATGGTTTGCGTTCTCACTGAGGAAACGCTGCATCGCGGTTTGTGAGCGTTCGTCTTTGGTCGTGCCAACTGCGTTCTGTTCCGCGAAACGCAATCGGTTCCAGTTCGCGTCCAAGAAAGCGTCTTGTTGTTCGTCAGCTTTGGATTGACGGAATTGAACCCAATCCTGCATCAATTCCGTGGCTCGGCGAAGCGGCGATTCAAGATCGGTTTCCGGGATCTGCCAAGCGAGGAAATCGGCGACGGGATCCGAGATTGGCGAGTTCGCTTCCAATTCGAAACGCTCGATCGGTCCGCTGTAGATCGAATGGGCGTCGACGAAGTGGTCGATTGCTTGGTTGACCAAGAAGTCATAGACCGTCGGGCGATAAGACTCGGGGGCGTTGCCTTCCGTGATCAATCGCTGGATCGATGTCAGTTCGGTTGTTTGAAGCGTTTCAGCGTTTTCCAAAGCTTGATCGAACAGCCCACCGGCGTGGCGAATGATCCGCTGGGCACTCCACGTTTTCAGGTCATCCGCTGACTTGATCGGCGTCGTGTCGTCCTCGCGAGTTTCGATCTCGGTGCGGTTTTGGAAACGCCATTGGTTTTGTTGCTGATACGAATAGAACCAACTGGCCAGCACCGCCTGCAGCAGCGGTTTGGCGGCCTCCGGTGCGGCAGCCAAGTCTTCCTGAAGATGCAGGATCCGGTCTTCCGCACCGCCTCCATCGAGTTGACCTCGCAGGGAGGCTCGCATCCCCATGGCCAAGATCGCGTCATCGTGGTCTTCTTCGGCGATCGCAGCGGGTACGATGGCGTCGTAGTGTTTGATCGCGGTTTTTGGCAGCCCTTTTTCCAACGCTTCTTTCGCGGCGTCAAATTGCTGTTTCCTCCACGAGGCATCTTGTTTGGGTTCAGCGGCCATGGAGAGTCTCAGGGGTAAATAGAGCAACCCGAGCAACAGACTCAGAACAACAACGACGTAAGTCACGGTACGAAATTGCCGCATAGCGGATCACCTCAAGAAGCTGCAAAGAAAAGACACTGCCACTCAGGGTAACGATTGAACGAGCATGTTATTAGGCGGAAATTTTTGGATCGTCGCATGGTTCTTTTTAGCCGCCCTGGTGTACAGCAGCGCAGGCTTCGGCGGAGGGTCCACGTACACCGCGTTGCTAGTGCTCAACGATGTTGATCATCGCGTTTTGCCGATGCTCTCATTGGCCTGCAATTTTTTGGTGGTTTCGGGCGCCTGCCTGCGTTTCACGCAACAACAGCAAATGCCTTGGTCACGATGTGTCCCTCTGGTGGTTGGTTCCGTTCCAATGGCCTGGGTCGGCGGATCGGTTCCCCTGGACCGGGATGTGTTTGTGCCTCTTTTGTCGGGCACGCTGATCGTCGCTGGTGTGTTGCTCTTGCTGGGCGGCCGAAGGAATCGCGAGGTGGATGCTGCAGCAGTGCAGGATGGATCCAAGCAGCCTGCGCTCGCGAATCAGCCTTGCACCATTTCAATGAAACTCGGGTGGAGATTCGATGTGATTTGGCAGACGATCCTGGGCGCTGGGTTGGGGTTGCTCGCGGGACTGGTTGGCATCGGAGGAGGCATTTTTTTGTCGCCCGTGCTGCATCTGACTCGTTGGAGTCACGCTCGCGACATCGCCGCGACCAGTTCGTTGTTCATCCTGGTCAACTCGTTGGCGGGATTGGTCGGCCAAGCCAGCAAGCATGGTTGGTCAGTCAGCCAAATCATGACGGAGTTTCAAACGCATGCTCCGTGGTGGCCGTGGTTGTTTGTCAGTGTCTTGATCGGAGGCCAGATCGGAAACCGAGCCGCGGCGAGTTGGTTGTCCCACCTCACTCTCCGCCGAATCACCGCCGTGATCGTGCTGGCGGCGGGCATTCGCCTGGGCTGGATGTAGGCAAAAGTGGGATAGGTTTCAACCAACCAACTTCTGGTGCGATGCGATCAGTTGATCTGCGGCGGAGTTGATTTCGTCGGCTGTGTTGAATCGCCCGACACCGAACCGAACGCTTCGGCGAGCTTCCGATTCGGTCAGCCCCATCGCCAGAAGCACGTGACTGGGAAGAGCCTCGGTGCTGCTGCACGCCGATCCACTGCTGAATGCGACTTCCGGAGTGGCGGCCATCCAGGCTTCGCCTTCCACATCCCGCAAACGCACGTTCAGATTGCCTGGTAAACGAACCGACGAATCGTCATGCCAATTGGCACCATTGAGTTGCAAACCATCAATCGATTCGTGCAGGCGTCCCCAAAGCAATTCACGCAGTGTAAGAATCCGCGAGGTATCGCTTTCCATTTCATCGATCGCGATTCGCAGTGCCGTTGCCATTGCGACGATGCTGGCGGGATTGAGCGTTCCACCACGAAGCCCTCGTTGTTGGCCACCGCCGACGATTTGGGGACGCAGTCGCACGCGTCGGTTGCCGTTGCCAACGACCAGGAAACCAGTGCTTTTAGGCCCATAGAATTTGTGTGCCGACGCGGTCAGCAAATCAACGTCCGACGCGAGCGCGTCCACCGGCAATCGCCCGACCGCTTGGGTCGCATCGCAGTGCAGCAGTGCGCCTGCTTCGTGAGTGATTTCCGCGATCGTTTTGATCGGCGCGACAGAGCCAATTTCATTGTTTGCCCACATGATCGAAACCAACGCGGTCTGATTGTTGACCGCGGCACGCAACTGAACCAAGTCGACTTGTCCGGCCGAGGGATGATCGTGTGGATGGACTCCGACGCGAATGATTTCGATGGGCTGACCGCCGGCAGAAAGCTGCTTGGACAAATCGTCCGCCACTTCCAAAACCGCTGGATGTTCGGTTTCGCAAACAACCACTTGGTGTCGTTTACAACGCGGGTGCATCAGCACACCTCGTATGGCCAGGTTGATGCTCTCGGTGGCGCCAGACGTGATGACAACGCTTTCGCGGGGAGCATTCAGGATTGCCGCCATGGAATCGATCGATTGGTCAATCGCTCGGCGAACTTCACGTCCGGCTTCGTGAGAATCACTGTGCGGGTTGCCAAAGTGCTGCGTCAGATAGGGCAACATTGCTTCCACGACGCGAGGGTCGCAAGGCGTCGTCGCATGATGGTCGAGATAGATCATCGGAAACCGCGGTTTGGAATCGTCAGCTAGCGAAGCGTTTTGCCGCTTGGAAGCGACGCTTGTTGCACAACGGCTTGATCCAAGGTTGCTTGATTTGCAATCGGGGATCCCTCCAGTGCCGAGAACTCTGCGTACACCGGCAAGTAACTGGACACGGTTTGTGCTTCGGAAAGGCTGAGATTGTACACACGCAAGAAGTCATAGACCCCGCCGCGACCGATCGCTTCGGCAGTTGATTTGAAATCAAACACGATGTTCTCGGTTTGATGTCGGCCAAAGATATCGGTGGGCGTGCTGGACACCGCGGCACGGACCGAGCGTCCTGCGATTGTGGGCAACAGATACGCATCGTCGGCCTGGAACAATCCCATCATCAGGATGTCGTCTTCGCCGCGGCCATCGTCTCGGATGGAATCGAACAGCTGCCCCAGCAAAGCGACTTCACTGGGAGCACGTCCCAAATCGATTCTCACATTGGCAACCGTGAACGTCCACGCCCGCGATGCACTCGGTTGGGCCGCACGAAACCATGCCACCAACGGGTCATACAGCATTTGCTGGTCCGGATCAGCGACCGTGTAGGTTTGGGTTCGATCCACGCGAATGCGATCAGGACGGAACAAAATCACCATCTGCTCGCCGCGTTCGGCGGGACCGGTTGGTCCACCTAGCACGTAGTCGTAGACCGGACCTCCATTGCCGAGCGAGCTTTCATTGATCGCATCGACCATTCGTGGAACGAGATCTTGGTGCACAGACGAAACCTGTTGTAACGCGACCATGTCGAACTGACGAACGACGCGAATCAAATTCATTCGGCAAATATTGCTGGCCAACTTCGTCGGGCCAAATCCGTCCAGCGACCATGAGGCGATGCGAAGATTCTTGAACTGAGCAGGACGCTTTGCAGAGATCTGCTCGGCCGGCGCAGAACCATTGCCGTCGTAAACCGGATTCCCCCAGGCACGATCAGCCGTCGACGGGCCCGATCGCAACATGTCGCTGGGACTGTAGATCACCGGGTCGGCCTCGATGGGATTGCCCGATTCGTCGACCGGCCAGTCCAACGATTCGCGTGCGTCGGTGGAAGAAGTGAACGTGAATGGATCGTCGAGTTTCTCCCAGGCGAATTCCGCCTTGGGTTTGATCGCGACTCCGTCCAATCCGTCGATGTTGTAATGTTTGAAGAAGTACCATCCCCCGCCGATCAACAACACGACGATCAAAGCCATTTGAATCGGATGGCCTTTCTCGGGTGCATCGGACATGACTGCCTCCGGGACTTTTGGGGCGGATGTGGGGCGAAAAACGTACTTCAGGGCATGCTTCTGTTCGTGGCGAACCAATTCAATCGGCCACCATCGTTTTGAATCGGCGCCCACATCGTTGCAGCCCAAAAAAAGGACACTGATCCCCCCCTCCCTCACAACCGGCAAACTTCCTGGGGTGCTGGTCGAGACATTGCCCAGAAACCTTGGTCAATCTTCGATCCCGAAGGAGCCAAACACGCGTTACGCGGCTGACACTGTGCGATCGGCTCGTTATTCTGGTTGCTCGTACCGTCCCAGCTTTTTCTATCAAGTGGTTGAAACGTTCCCGTGAGCGACATCATTCCCGTCGAAGTTCCTACCGTTGGCGAGTCGATCAGCGAAGTGCAAATCGGCAATTGGCTCAAACAAGAAGGCGACTGGGTCAAAAGCGGCGAAGACCTCGTCGAAATTGAAACGGAAAAAGCGTCGGTGCAAATCCCCGCTCCCGCCAGCGGATACTTGCAGTCGATCACCAAACAATCCGACGAATTCGCAGAAGTCGGCCAACAAATCGCCTCGATCCAAGTCGCTGAACAACCCGCTGGCGGCGACGGCGGATCCTCCAACGGCGGTTCGGCTCCCGCAGCCGGAAACACCGCTTCGGCACCGGCCCCGACGGCATCAGCACCGGCACCATCCAGTCCAGCCAAGAGCGGCGGCGGATTTGTCATGCCAGCTGCACAGCGATTGCTCGACGAACACAAGCTGGACGCATCGCAAGTTCCCGCGACCGGCCCCGGTGGTCGGTTGTTGAAGGAAGACGTGCTGGCCTACATCCGCAACGGATCTTCGCGACCCGCGCCCGCCGCACCACCGGCTGCTCCCGCCGCACCAGTTGCTCCGACACAGCAAATGTCTTCACCAGAAACGGCATCGCTGATGACCAGCGGTGGTTACCGGTCCGAAGAAGTCAAACCGATGAGCATGCTGCGTCGCACAATCGCGTCGCGGCTCGTCCAGGCTCAGCAAACCGCCGCTTTGTTGACCACATTCAATGAGATCAACATGGCACCCGTCATGGCGATCCGCAGCAAATACAAAGATGCTTTCGCGAAGAAACATGGCGTCAAGCTTGGCTTCATGTCGTTCTTTGCAAAAGCGACCGTCGAAGCCCTCCGTCGTTATCC of the Rhodopirellula baltica SH 1 genome contains:
- a CDS encoding alpha-2-macroglobulin family protein, with amino-acid sequence MRQFRTVTYVVVVLSLLLGLLYLPLRLSMAAEPKQDASWRKQQFDAAKEALEKGLPKTAIKHYDAIVPAAIAEEDHDDAILAMGMRASLRGQLDGGGAEDRILHLQEDLAAAPEAAKPLLQAVLASWFYSYQQQNQWRFQNRTEIETREDDTTPIKSADDLKTWSAQRIIRHAGGLFDQALENAETLQTTELTSIQRLITEGNAPESYRPTVYDFLVNQAIDHFVDAHSIYSGPIERFELEANSPISDPVADFLAWQIPETDLESPLRRATELMQDWVQFRQSKADEQQDAFLDANWNRLRFAEQNAVGTTKDERSQTAMQRFLSENANHPISTRASFQLAQKEMGQEEFVRAHQIAKAAVAAHPDSFGGRQCAALIEQIEAPQLNIATERVWNPALAESAQAEIEISYKNITQVHFRLVPMSFDQLLSSGQMVQNNEHDWLRKFGEEPAVQQWSVDLKKTADFKTSVHRIDVPKDLAKGSYMLIASVNKDFVWKENYLAGKQVWVSELALVTDGRWNQGTLDGHVLDSNTGEPIPQATVAVWTWVNDGQRRNNFNNGYRYRSLPSLTTDQNGRFELKAKKGANLNNLLLLAQNGKDRLPAQQHHSIRPTRTSNQLSGRTVFFTDRAIYRPGQTLRFKAIATTYDQSKNLYETHNRKSLQVQLLDPNNQVVETLDLTTNERGSCHGSFHLPTSGLTGQMGLVVREFPRGTATVRVEEYKRPKFEVTLDAPKDPVRLEESVTVSGRATAYTGAAINDATVRYTVVRQVQYPIWWGWRCWWIPTPPAEPQTIVQGETTTDELGRFDVSFDAVPDASVDRDSEPTFRYVITADVVDTTGETRSDKRTVTAGYTTMSARMSVARPDWLTEQDPVDIQVHTTSLDGEAQAAEVKIEVWSLKAPEVVPQPRWGAYQPLPADADGEAKRVRPEDPNSWPLDELQSSKTLQTDANGHGSWEVSLPKGHYRAVLSAVDSAGNSVSALLPLRVFDPKADQLGLPIASLFVMPQSQWEPGETFTAVWGSGYEDAKALVEVEHRGEILQQYWTSGDKTQIEITQAIDESMRGGFVVRVMMVHENRLHLHQQIVNVPWTNKDWSIRWERFVSKLKPGAEETWTAVIEPKVVDESTKAQQDSIMEMVATLYDASLDVFAKHRFATGFNVFYRDRSTRSPYLNNGWQGLTTVVMWSHRGYPGGELSYPDWVSELQLNQFYGRPMPMARGMAFAESDMMMADGAVPASALMQKKAGRAMLGANVAKNEVESREESDGTPPESNDPEIDLSGIPPRKNLNETAFFFPELIADENGAVKMKFTMPEALTRWQLLGFAHGANLASGTISGTAVTSKDLMVQPNPPRTLREGDEIELTVKVSNQSAATQTGVVALNLSSAASGESVDAQVGNSQPKQSFEIPAGQSKTFSWRIQVPDGIGYLVYKAVGSTGRLSDGEEGYLPVLTRRVLVHESISLPIDGAETKTFKLPKLLEGNSDTLSSESLTIQMTSNPAWYAVMALPYLMEYPHECSEQTFHRLYANLLARHIATSDPRIQRVFEQWRNQPDAAGRVTLDSPLAQNEELKSIALTETPWVLQSKSESEARRNVGILFDTNRVNDQADRLTRRLIELQKEDGSFAWFDGGPSNDTITMLIVTGFGRLQHLGVEVDMQVAMKALKHLDAYATKLYERIKPENRSKAHVSPTVAMLLYGRSFYKDQPTAPEHKEAVEYWTNQLAEHWLSLSSRMSQGHAAIALHRLGRLNEAKGIVASLIERSVVDEQGMHWNDANSGWWWHQAPIETQAMMIEVLDEVAGDLQRVELCQAWLLRQKETQSWETTKSTADAVYALLLRGTDKLASDEVVDIAVGQQEVPKGNVEAGTGFYQHRFSADEITPEMGSIQVKKTTSGIAWGGVHWQYFENIENITPHDGTPLQIEKQLFVVRATDSGPVLRPIGDEPVRVGDELVSRLIIRSDRDMEFLHLRDHRGSGTEPVNVLSQYRRQDALGYYQSTRDAAEHFFIGYLSKGTYVLESRCRVQLRGNYQTGMASIESMYAPQYNSHSESHALEVK
- a CDS encoding sulfite exporter TauE/SafE family protein encodes the protein MLLGGNFWIVAWFFLAALVYSSAGFGGGSTYTALLVLNDVDHRVLPMLSLACNFLVVSGACLRFTQQQQMPWSRCVPLVVGSVPMAWVGGSVPLDRDVFVPLLSGTLIVAGVLLLLGGRRNREVDAAAVQDGSKQPALANQPCTISMKLGWRFDVIWQTILGAGLGLLAGLVGIGGGIFLSPVLHLTRWSHARDIAATSSLFILVNSLAGLVGQASKHGWSVSQIMTEFQTHAPWWPWLFVSVLIGGQIGNRAAASWLSHLTLRRITAVIVLAAGIRLGWM
- a CDS encoding cysteine desulfurase family protein; translated protein: MIYLDHHATTPCDPRVVEAMLPYLTQHFGNPHSDSHEAGREVRRAIDQSIDSMAAILNAPRESVVITSGATESINLAIRGVLMHPRCKRHQVVVCETEHPAVLEVADDLSKQLSAGGQPIEIIRVGVHPHDHPSAGQVDLVQLRAAVNNQTALVSIMWANNEIGSVAPIKTIAEITHEAGALLHCDATQAVGRLPVDALASDVDLLTASAHKFYGPKSTGFLVVGNGNRRVRLRPQIVGGGQQRGLRGGTLNPASIVAMATALRIAIDEMESDTSRILTLRELLWGRLHESIDGLQLNGANWHDDSSVRLPGNLNVRLRDVEGEAWMAATPEVAFSSGSACSSTEALPSHVLLAMGLTESEARRSVRFGVGRFNTADEINSAADQLIASHQKLVG
- a CDS encoding exonuclease/endonuclease/phosphatase family protein is translated as MSDAPEKGHPIQMALIVVLLIGGGWYFFKHYNIDGLDGVAIKPKAEFAWEKLDDPFTFTSSTDARESLDWPVDESGNPIEADPVIYSPSDMLRSGPSTADRAWGNPVYDGNGSAPAEQISAKRPAQFKNLRIASWSLDGFGPTKLASNICRMNLIRVVRQFDMVALQQVSSVHQDLVPRMVDAINESSLGNGGPVYDYVLGGPTGPAERGEQMVILFRPDRIRVDRTQTYTVADPDQQMLYDPLVAWFRAAQPSASRAWTFTVANVRIDLGRAPSEVALLGQLFDSIRDDGRGEDDILMMGLFQADDAYLLPTIAGRSVRAAVSSTPTDIFGRHQTENIVFDFKSTAEAIGRGGVYDFLRVYNLSLSEAQTVSSYLPVYAEFSALEGSPIANQATLDQAVVQQASLPSGKTLR
- the odhB gene encoding 2-oxoglutarate dehydrogenase complex dihydrolipoyllysine-residue succinyltransferase, yielding MSDIIPVEVPTVGESISEVQIGNWLKQEGDWVKSGEDLVEIETEKASVQIPAPASGYLQSITKQSDEFAEVGQQIASIQVAEQPAGGDGGSSNGGSAPAAGNTASAPAPTASAPAPSSPAKSGGGFVMPAAQRLLDEHKLDASQVPATGPGGRLLKEDVLAYIRNGSSRPAPAAPPAAPAAPVAPTQQMSSPETASLMTSGGYRSEEVKPMSMLRRTIASRLVQAQQTAALLTTFNEINMAPVMAIRSKYKDAFAKKHGVKLGFMSFFAKATVEALRRYPAVNAEIRGDSMVYRNYQDIGIAIGGGKGLVVPVLRNVERMSFAEVEGSIAEYARLAGENRLQPSDLMGGTFTISNGGIYGSLLSTPIVNPPQSGILGLHSIQERPVAEDGQVVIRPMMYVALTYDHRIVDGREAVGFLVAIKETIEDPARLFLEV